AAGGCCAGGTGGTTCAATCCGCTATGGCACCGGTGATATTTGGGTTCTTTAAATTCTGCTTCCGTTTTTACAAACACGATATATGTGCTGTCCAATTTATAACTAATGCCCGCTCCCCATTCCTGAAACACCGTATAACCGAGTCGGGACAGAAACCAGCCCCAAAAGTCTTTCGTGGCTTCAAGATCGTCTACGTATATTTCTACATGGTGCAAAATTCCGGTTTTACTCATCTTTCTTGCGTTTCTTTCGACTGAGGGCAAGACCACCAAAACCACCGATTACCGCCATGTAGAATCCAAGATCGTAGCTCCAGCCGGTGTTATTGGGTTCATACATGCGGATTCCATCACCAAAGATACTAAGCACAAGAGATAATGGAGCAATCCAACCGTGCCAGATACCGTGAATCAGATTTGCTTTTTTGCCGCCTTCTTTGAATTGATCGGAACCTGCACAAGCGCTGAGAATCAGGATTAATAAGAGAGAGATTACAACAATTTTTATCATGGTAGCTCCTTACTACATTCATGGAATCTATTTTCTATAGAAAAGAGATGCGGTCAAGATATATTTGTTTCGCAAACAGAAGGTCAATCTTGGCGATCCGAACCAAGCGAGAGCCATCAATGCGGATGGTGGGGATATCGGAAAACTTCAGGGCATCCACTATCCGGTTCCGATCTGCGATAAACTT
This window of the Candidatus Cloacimonadota bacterium genome carries:
- a CDS encoding VOC family protein, with the protein product MSKTGILHHVEIYVDDLEATKDFWGWFLSRLGYTVFQEWGAGISYKLDSTYIVFVKTEAEFKEPKYHRCHSGLNHLAFHAPSRQFVDDITLDLKSKGIAILYQDRHPFAAGEGCYAVFFEDPMRMKVELCAY